The sequence ATGCGCTCGCTGATCGCATGGCGGTTCGGCAGCCCGGTGAGCACGTCGGTGTTCGCGAGCTCGATGAGCCGCTGCTGCGCGTTGCGTTCCTCGGTGACGTCGATGCCCGAGCAGATCAGGAACTGCTCCTCGACGCCGCTGCCGCTCTGCACGAACTTGTTGCGGAACTGGAACAGGCGCGGCCCGTTGACCGTGTTGATGTAGCGCTCGACCGCGAACGAGTGGTTGCTCGCGAAAAAGCCGGTGATGTTGCTGCGCGACTGCGCGCCCTGCTCGGCGCTCATGAACAGCTCGAACGCGCTGCGGCCGATCACGTCGACCTCGCGCTTGCCCGTCACTTCCTCGCACAGGCGGTTGAAGCGCTGCACCATCCCGTTGCGGTCGAGGATCACGACGAGCGAATTCACTTCGGACACGACCTGCTCGGCGAACGAGAGCCCGTGCGCGAGATCGCCCGCGACGGACACGGCATCGGAATAGGCGCAGGCCGTGCCGGCCCAGTTGGACGTGTCGACCTTCTTGCCGACGAGATGGAGGCTGACCGAATGGCCGAACAGCGCGATCTCGAGCACGAGGTGCGACGTGACGCCCGTCAGCGCGCGGATGCGCGCGGCCTGCTCGACCGTCAGCGCAACGGCGACGTTGGTCAGGCCGCGGACGGCGGCCAGTTCGAGCGCATTGCTGTCACTGCCGAGACGCCAGCAGGGGCTGCGCGTACCGACATGCGCCTCGAGCACCGCGCTATCGTTTTCGTCATCCATGGACACGCCCCGATCCAGAAAAAACGCACAGTGTAGACGGAGGCGAACTGGCCGACCGCCTTCCCGGGCCGCGCAGCGCGCGTTCCCGGCACGGCAGTCGTGATTGCCGTGACAGCGGCCCGCGTCCCGTACTTGTTTCCAACCAATGCGACCCGGCGTTCACGCGTGATGCGCGCAGGTTCTGCCTAACGAACGATGAGAGCCATCTTATCAAATGACGAACAGGATTGGCACTCACATTTGGAGCAGAGTGTCAAGGAATCGGAACTCGATTGGCAAGCCGGATTTTTCATGATTGGCGCCATGCGCAAGCGCCGGTGCGGCGCCGCGCAACGGGGCCGGCTAGACGGGCTGAGCGCCCCGCCGGGCGGGCGTTTGCGGTCGATTCCAGAAGATCGGGACCAAGACATTGCAGAACCGTGGCGGCAGGGTCGGATCGCATTCTGGCCACGCGACTTTCGGCCATTTTTGATTCCGTTCGTGCGTGAATGCGTAGTTTTATCCCACAGTTCGTTGCAATTTCGTCAGCCCACCGGCGCGGCCCCCCCGCGCCGGTTGCGCGGCTCAGCCCGCCGCGCCGTAACCGCCGCCGCCCGGCGTTTCGACGACGAACACGTCGCCCGGCGCCATCTGCGCGCGGCCGATATGGTCGAGTGCCTCGACCGAGCCGTCCGCGCGCTCGATCGTGTTGCGGCCGAGCGCGCCGGCTTCGCCGCCCGCCGCGCCGAACGGCGCGTGGATCCGGTTGTTCGACAGGATCGACGCGGTCATCGGCTCGAGGAAGCGGATCCGCCGCACCGCGCCGTCGCCGCCGCGCCAGCGCCCGCCGCCGCCCGACCCGGCGCGGATCCGGTGCGAATCGAGCCGCACCGGATAGCGCCATTCGAGCACCTCCGGATCGGTGAGCCGCGAGTTCGTCATGTGCGTCTGCACCGCACCGACACCCGCGAACCCGTCGCCCGCGCCGCTGCCGCCCGCAATCGTCTCGTAATACTGGTACTGAGCGTTGCCGAATGTGAAATTATTCATCGTGCCCTGGCTCGACGCGACGCAGCCGAGCGCGCCGTACAGCGCATTGGTGATCGCCGACGACGTCTCGACGTTGCCCGACACGACCGCCGCCGGATACTCGGGGTTAAGCATCGAGCGCGCGGGCACGATCACCGTGAGCGGCTTCAGGCAGCCGGCGTTCAGCGGGATGTCGTCGCCGACGAGCGTGCGGAACACGTACAGCACGGCGGCCATGCAGACGGCCTTCGGCGCGTTGAAGTTGTTGTCGAGCTGCGCGGACGTGCCGGTGAAGTCGATCTCCGCGCGCCGCGCCGCACGATCGACGCGGATCGCGACGCGAATCTCGGCGCCGTTGTCGAGCGGGTAGCGGTACGCGCCGTCCTGCAGCGCGCCGATCACGCGCCGCACGGCTTCTTCCGCGTTGTCCTGCACGTGCCCCATGAACGCGAGCACGACGTCGCGGCCGAACTGCGCGACCATCCGGCGCAATTCGTCGACGCCCTTCTGGTTCGCGGCGACCTGCGCGCGCAGGTCGGCCATGTTCTGCTCGACGTTGCGCGCCGGGTAGCGGCCCGACGCCAGCAGCGCGCGCGTGTCGGCATCGCGCAGCACACCCGCCGACACGAGCTGCCAGTTGTCGATCAGCACGCCCTCCTCGTCGATATGGGTCGAATCGGGCGGCATCGAGCCCGGCGTCGTGCCGCCGATGTCCGCATGGTGGCCGCGCGAGCCGACGTAGAACAGCGGTTCCACCGCGCCGTCCGCGAACACCGGCGTGATGACCGTCACGTCCGGCAGGTGCGTGCCGCCGTGATACGGGTCGTTCAGCATGAAGACGTCGCCGTCGCGCATGCGGCCGCGGTTGCGCTCGATCACCGTGCGGATGCTCTCGCCCATCGAGCCGAGGTGCACGGGCATGTGCGGCGCATTGGCGATCAGGTTGCCGTCGCCGTCGAAGATCGCGCACGAGAAGTCGAGCCGCTCCTTGATGTTCACCGAGTACGCGGTGTTCTGCAGCCGCAGCCCCATTTGCTCGGCGATCGACATGAACAGGTTGTTGAAGATCTCGAGCCGCACGGGATCGGCGTCGGTGCCGAGCGAGCGGCGCGTCGGCAGCGGCGTCGTGCGCGTCAGCACGAGGTTGCCCTGCGCGGTCATCCGCGCGCGCCAGCCGGGCTCGACGACGGTCGTGCCATTGCGTTCGGCGACGATCGCCGGGCCGTCGATCGCGTCGCCGGCCAGCAGCGTGTCGCGCACGTAGAGCGCCGCATCGTGCCACTGGCCGCCGGAATAAAAGCGCACGGCGGAATCGGCGCGCGGCGCGCCGCCGTCATCCGCTCCGCGTGGCGCGAGCGGTGCGATTTCCACCGGCGCGTCGGAGCGGCCGATCGCCTCGACCGAGGCCAGCTCGGCGACGAGCGGCGTGCCGGGCATCAGGAACGCGTAGCGCTGCCGGTACGCGGCCTCGAACGCCTGCTGCATCGCGTCGACGCTGCCGGCCGGCACGTCGAGCGCCGAATCGGTGCCCTGGTAGCGCAGGTGCACGCGCCGCTCG comes from Burkholderia pyrrocinia and encodes:
- a CDS encoding hydantoinase B/oxoprolinase family protein; translated protein: MTDRQTSPVSSDAARWQFWIDRGGTFTDIVARRPDGTLVTHKLLSENPEQYRDAAVAGIRHLLGLADGEPITPARVDMVKMGTTVATNALLERKGERTALATTRGFRDVLRIAYQNRPRLFDLDIVLPDALYETVVEIDERIGAHGDVVVALDAAGAEASLRRVFDSGVRSLAIVLIHGYRHTAHERALAELARRIGFTQVSVSHEVSPLMKMVSRGDTTVVDAYLSPILRRYVEQVAHEMPGVNLQFMQSSGGLTRADAFQGKDAILSGPAGGIVGMVRAARAAGFAQVIGFDMGGTSTDVSHYNGEFERVFETQVAGVRMRAPMMSIHTVAAGGGSVLGFDGARLRVGPESAGANPGPAAYRRGGPLTVTDCNVMLGKIQPDHFPRVFGPHADQPLDRDGVVAKFAALADEIQTATGRRETPEALAEGFLEIAIGSMANAIKKISVQRGHDVSRYVLTTFGGAGGQHACGVADALGMTQVFAHPLAGVLSAYGMGLADQTAMRERAVEAVLSDTSLPALNAALDRLADEAVGALLEQGVPAERIATERRVHLRYQGTDSALDVPAGSVDAMQQAFEAAYRQRYAFLMPGTPLVAELASVEAIGRSDAPVEIAPLAPRGADDGGAPRADSAVRFYSGGQWHDAALYVRDTLLAGDAIDGPAIVAERNGTTVVEPGWRARMTAQGNLVLTRTTPLPTRRSLGTDADPVRLEIFNNLFMSIAEQMGLRLQNTAYSVNIKERLDFSCAIFDGDGNLIANAPHMPVHLGSMGESIRTVIERNRGRMRDGDVFMLNDPYHGGTHLPDVTVITPVFADGAVEPLFYVGSRGHHADIGGTTPGSMPPDSTHIDEEGVLIDNWQLVSAGVLRDADTRALLASGRYPARNVEQNMADLRAQVAANQKGVDELRRMVAQFGRDVVLAFMGHVQDNAEEAVRRVIGALQDGAYRYPLDNGAEIRVAIRVDRAARRAEIDFTGTSAQLDNNFNAPKAVCMAAVLYVFRTLVGDDIPLNAGCLKPLTVIVPARSMLNPEYPAAVVSGNVETSSAITNALYGALGCVASSQGTMNNFTFGNAQYQYYETIAGGSGAGDGFAGVGAVQTHMTNSRLTDPEVLEWRYPVRLDSHRIRAGSGGGGRWRGGDGAVRRIRFLEPMTASILSNNRIHAPFGAAGGEAGALGRNTIERADGSVEALDHIGRAQMAPGDVFVVETPGGGGYGAAG